The following coding sequences lie in one Apium graveolens cultivar Ventura chromosome 1, ASM990537v1, whole genome shotgun sequence genomic window:
- the LOC141664443 gene encoding uncharacterized protein LOC141664443 isoform X5, producing MSRRLRAYGRVRESLRCPRSEDEIARRRNFCTKKSAQSVEVAKEAITRYIDTVQNQLAETCRALQDDNLKKLSDLT from the exons ATGTCTAGGAGACTCAGAGCCTACG GAAGGGTTCGAGAATCGCTTCGCTGCCCAAGATCAGAGGATGAAATCGCTCGAAGAAGAAATTTCTGCACTAAAAAAAGTGCCCAATCGGTGGAAGTGGCCAAAGAAGCCATAACTCGGTACATCGATACCGTCCAAAATCAGTTAGCCGAAACCTGCAGAGCTTTACAAGATGACAACTTGAAGAAG